One window from the genome of Variovorax sp. PAMC26660 encodes:
- a CDS encoding tape measure protein, protein MDNIVDVKVRAATEGKDDVQDLTQTVVKLGDSLGGEFKAKADAAAAAIEALGAKRDAVVAVRELTNSSGALAIELAEAEHQVEQLAQALPAAAAEANRLAAAEQAAREAAQSTQRDLDAQRQALAQLGEQFTGAARRSGEYRESSTQLQSTVRELRRDLEAKQQAVKESATQAAAAAQAETALAKQFTAAGTAAISMRAAVQENTSALAAGRTVLQGLGIQTDQLTAAERNLDAALGQVREEVAQLVPAYQRAGQQAVASAQAQRQASTSAAEGVRSIGDQLQRIQQIATIAVGGGFVSGLAKDALATADAFNNLQARIKLVTGEGPVFAKSFAEVTEVALRTHSALDQTGMLFGRIAEAGKSAGQSTEVAIASSLRLTETINQAVQLSGASQESSNAAITQLIQGLQSGVLRGDEFNSVMEQAPRLAKALADGLGVTTGELRKMAEAGALTAETVTRSLRSQSEVIKSEFASLPPTVGRAVENLRTKWALYLGDLDKTKGITATVAGAINGLANNLEAVVKVATVAGTIWAGYAVSQGLASAAAKQSAIAVAQQAAASTQAAVATQAHGRAATLAAAEVTRYGAASAGAAAATQAGTAAAAAGGGGFRALAGGVLGAASRLTIWTTVAYGAWTVLQSVGTALGEGAAKWMGYGDAIKKSEEQAKLQEEAQRARSALMLDQADKLRAIQEAQFGLSKEASVTAAKFDQLRKDGDSAAEAIGKIGKDFDLQTVKGIADAGAVLDRLVSQGKISAGEFQAAWAEALKGQDLGVFETNARAAFSGSAREAERLAAMLDAGVREAIKRTGLDFNTISGGMSAASRSAINDTDAIIRSLERLKKQGVDVGLALRAGITKSIDTADSQKAIDAVRAQIESVRAQLGNKVADGFLDQAKVKAEELKLTLEGVVPGIQSTAEAFKLFGLQTEEQLQRVAKSTQEAYEQLKASGLATADDLRVAFEKTADAATKANKGIAPSWTNTEREILRARQRAAGTGSGSSGGGSNNDRRGDGPGNGGPDRQPMAEDIGLDPRQDRRGQRAGVIGPSQDVKSDLGNTREERLAGQGATDNRLMFELKDKLDAGTLSADDVGSLRAVVAALKQNNIVNGDVSRRNPGAISLAGAADDRAWQNRMRLFQDAIDRFTGGKEAINSPSRTVEMKLDLGGQRSSFNTDEAGARNAERLFRRIADARKDTGRY, encoded by the coding sequence ATGGACAACATCGTCGACGTCAAGGTCCGGGCCGCAACCGAAGGCAAGGACGACGTCCAGGACCTCACCCAGACCGTCGTCAAGCTCGGCGACTCGCTCGGCGGCGAGTTCAAGGCCAAGGCCGACGCGGCCGCGGCTGCGATCGAAGCGCTCGGCGCGAAGCGGGACGCTGTCGTCGCTGTTCGCGAGCTGACGAATTCGTCCGGTGCGCTGGCCATTGAACTGGCCGAGGCCGAGCACCAGGTCGAACAACTCGCCCAGGCGCTGCCTGCGGCGGCCGCCGAGGCCAACCGCCTGGCCGCCGCCGAACAGGCCGCCCGCGAAGCTGCTCAGTCCACCCAGCGAGATCTCGATGCGCAACGCCAGGCGCTGGCCCAGCTCGGCGAGCAGTTCACCGGCGCAGCCAGGCGCTCGGGCGAATACCGCGAATCCAGCACCCAGCTCCAGAGCACCGTCCGCGAACTGCGCCGCGACCTGGAAGCGAAGCAACAGGCCGTCAAGGAGTCGGCCACCCAAGCGGCCGCTGCAGCCCAGGCGGAGACCGCACTCGCCAAGCAATTCACGGCCGCCGGCACCGCCGCCATCTCCATGCGTGCCGCCGTCCAGGAGAACACCAGCGCGCTCGCAGCCGGTCGCACCGTGCTGCAGGGCTTGGGCATCCAGACCGACCAGCTCACGGCCGCCGAGCGCAACCTCGACGCCGCCCTCGGCCAGGTCCGCGAGGAGGTCGCCCAGCTCGTGCCCGCCTACCAGCGTGCGGGCCAGCAGGCCGTCGCATCGGCCCAGGCGCAGCGCCAGGCCAGCACCTCTGCCGCTGAGGGCGTGCGCTCGATCGGCGACCAGCTGCAGCGCATCCAGCAGATCGCCACGATCGCGGTGGGCGGCGGCTTTGTGAGCGGCCTGGCCAAGGACGCGCTGGCCACGGCCGATGCCTTCAACAACCTACAGGCGCGCATCAAGCTGGTGACGGGCGAAGGGCCGGTTTTCGCCAAGTCGTTCGCCGAGGTCACCGAGGTGGCGCTGCGCACTCACAGCGCGCTGGATCAGACCGGCATGCTGTTCGGTCGAATTGCCGAGGCGGGCAAGAGCGCAGGCCAGTCGACAGAGGTGGCGATCGCGTCCTCGCTGCGCCTCACCGAGACGATCAACCAGGCGGTGCAGCTGTCCGGCGCCAGCCAGGAATCCAGCAACGCGGCGATCACGCAGCTGATCCAGGGCCTGCAGTCGGGCGTGCTGCGTGGCGACGAATTCAACTCCGTCATGGAGCAGGCGCCGCGCCTGGCCAAGGCGCTGGCAGACGGCCTGGGCGTCACCACGGGCGAGCTGCGCAAGATGGCCGAGGCCGGTGCGCTCACCGCGGAGACCGTCACGCGATCGCTGCGCAGCCAGTCGGAGGTGATCAAGTCAGAGTTCGCCAGCCTGCCGCCGACCGTGGGCCGTGCCGTCGAGAACCTGCGCACGAAGTGGGCGCTGTACCTCGGCGACCTGGACAAGACCAAGGGCATCACGGCGACCGTCGCAGGAGCGATCAACGGCCTGGCCAACAACCTCGAAGCCGTCGTCAAGGTCGCCACCGTCGCCGGCACGATCTGGGCCGGCTATGCGGTATCGCAGGGGCTTGCCTCGGCCGCGGCGAAGCAATCGGCGATCGCGGTGGCACAGCAAGCCGCGGCAAGCACTCAGGCCGCCGTGGCGACCCAGGCGCACGGCCGCGCCGCGACCCTTGCGGCGGCCGAGGTCACCCGGTATGGCGCAGCCTCGGCCGGCGCGGCCGCGGCCACCCAGGCCGGAACTGCTGCAGCTGCTGCCGGCGGCGGTGGCTTTCGCGCGCTCGCCGGTGGCGTGCTCGGCGCAGCGTCCAGGCTGACGATCTGGACCACGGTGGCATATGGCGCCTGGACAGTCCTCCAGTCCGTGGGAACCGCCCTCGGAGAAGGTGCCGCGAAGTGGATGGGCTACGGCGACGCCATCAAGAAGTCGGAGGAGCAGGCCAAGCTGCAGGAGGAAGCGCAGCGCGCCCGTTCTGCCTTGATGCTCGACCAGGCCGACAAGCTGCGGGCGATCCAAGAAGCCCAGTTCGGCCTGAGCAAAGAAGCGTCGGTGACCGCGGCCAAATTCGACCAGCTGCGCAAGGACGGTGACAGCGCCGCCGAGGCGATCGGCAAGATCGGCAAGGACTTCGACCTCCAGACGGTGAAGGGCATCGCCGATGCCGGCGCTGTGTTGGACCGGCTGGTTTCGCAGGGGAAGATCAGCGCGGGTGAGTTCCAGGCCGCCTGGGCGGAAGCGCTCAAGGGCCAGGACCTCGGTGTGTTCGAGACCAATGCGCGGGCCGCATTTTCGGGCTCGGCACGCGAGGCAGAGCGGCTCGCCGCCATGCTCGATGCCGGCGTCCGCGAAGCGATCAAGCGCACCGGCCTCGACTTCAACACCATTTCCGGTGGCATGAGCGCAGCTTCTCGCAGCGCGATCAACGACACGGACGCGATCATCCGATCGCTCGAACGTCTCAAGAAACAAGGCGTCGACGTTGGCCTGGCCCTCCGCGCTGGCATTACCAAGAGCATCGACACGGCCGACTCGCAGAAGGCGATCGATGCGGTGCGCGCGCAGATCGAGAGCGTTCGCGCCCAGCTAGGCAACAAGGTTGCGGACGGCTTCCTCGACCAAGCAAAGGTGAAGGCCGAAGAACTGAAGCTCACGCTGGAGGGCGTGGTGCCAGGCATCCAGAGCACAGCAGAGGCATTCAAGTTATTCGGGCTTCAAACCGAGGAGCAGCTGCAGCGTGTGGCGAAGTCCACCCAAGAAGCGTATGAACAACTGAAGGCCAGCGGCTTGGCAACAGCTGATGACCTGCGCGTCGCCTTCGAGAAGACGGCCGATGCTGCGACCAAGGCAAATAAGGGCATCGCCCCTTCCTGGACGAACACAGAGCGCGAGATCCTTCGCGCGCGGCAGCGCGCTGCTGGCACGGGCTCTGGCTCCTCCGGTGGTGGCTCCAACAACGATCGTCGTGGCGATGGCCCCGGCAATGGCGGCCCTGACAGGCAGCCGATGGCCGAAGACATCGGCCTCGACCCTCGCCAGGACCGCCGCGGTCAGAGAGCCGGTGTCATCGGCCCGAGCCAGGATGTGAAGTCAGACCTTGGTAACACACGTGAGGAGCGGCTCGCTGGTCAAGGCGCTACAGACAACCGCCTGATGTTCGAGCTCAAGGACAAGCTCGACGCCGGCACTCTCTCAGCGGATGACGTGGGCAGCTTGCGCGCTGTCGTGGCGGCACTCAAGCAAAACAACATCGTCAACGGCGACGTGTCGCGTCGCAACCCCGGCGCCATCTCGCTCGCAGGCGCCGCGGACGATCGCGCCTGGCAGAACCGCATGCGGCTTTTTCAGGACGCGATCGACCGCTTCACCGGTGGCAAAGAGGCTATCAACTCGCCTTCGCGCACTGTGGAAATGAAGCTCGACCTCGGAGGCCAGCGCAGCTCTTTCAACACCGACGAGGCAGGTGCGCGCAACGCCGAGCGCCTTTTCCGCAGGATCGCTGATGCCCGCAAGGACACGGGGAGGTATTGA
- a CDS encoding gp436 family protein — protein sequence MSYATVADMVSRFGETELIQLTDPDNVAVNAALVEVKLGDAKAVIDGWIGRVYRLPLRGCIEPSATPDGPSVLAMPPQLVRLACDIARFYLFSEVAPENVVYLRHKAALKELEAIADGSAVLACPLGGSAGDLVGADAQEGLEVYFSYSPRQITDDSTRDFK from the coding sequence ATGAGCTACGCCACCGTCGCCGACATGGTCTCCCGCTTCGGAGAGACCGAGCTGATCCAGCTCACCGACCCGGACAACGTCGCCGTCAACGCGGCGCTGGTCGAGGTCAAGCTCGGCGATGCGAAGGCCGTGATTGATGGCTGGATCGGCCGCGTGTACCGCCTGCCGCTGCGCGGATGCATCGAGCCCTCGGCGACACCTGACGGGCCTTCGGTGCTCGCCATGCCGCCGCAGCTCGTGCGGCTGGCCTGCGACATCGCGCGCTTCTACCTGTTCTCCGAGGTTGCCCCGGAGAACGTCGTCTACCTGCGCCACAAGGCAGCGCTCAAGGAGCTGGAGGCGATCGCTGACGGGAGCGCCGTGCTGGCGTGCCCGCTGGGTGGTTCGGCAGGCGACCTGGTCGGCGCGGATGCCCAGGAGGGGCTGGAGGTGTACTTCAGCTACTCGCCGCGCCAGATCACCGACGACAGCACGCGGGACTTCAAATGA
- a CDS encoding DUF2190 domain-containing protein, translated as MASQNNTGRQFSKLSAITIVATAAVSAARFAAYDGGHATSAGGVKDSQGITEHAADVGQAFSAITTYSGLIEANEAFAFGAYLKPAADGSGKAAVGTADDHCGRALGAAAAAGQLVECQVVKHQHPAA; from the coding sequence ATGGCATCGCAGAACAACACGGGCCGGCAGTTCAGCAAGCTGTCCGCCATCACCATCGTGGCCACGGCCGCAGTGTCGGCAGCGCGCTTCGCCGCCTATGACGGTGGCCATGCCACCAGCGCCGGTGGCGTCAAGGACTCGCAGGGCATCACCGAGCACGCCGCCGATGTCGGCCAGGCCTTCAGCGCCATCACGACCTACAGCGGCCTGATCGAGGCCAATGAAGCCTTCGCATTCGGCGCCTACCTGAAGCCGGCGGCCGATGGCTCCGGCAAGGCAGCGGTCGGTACGGCCGACGACCACTGCGGCCGCGCGCTGGGCGCAGCCGCGGCCGCCGGCCAGCTGGTCGAGTGCCAGGTCGTCAAGCACCAGCACCCGGCCGCCTGA
- a CDS encoding phage virion morphogenesis protein — MIESSVNAQGVLSILGGVMQRMDNMQPALAEIGEDMTESMKQHFADAKSPDGTPWARNSDVTVAMYLGLFKNSHKKDGTLSKRGAARAASKKPGTGETKALQTTINYQLEGQDTVSIGSPMIYGAMFNYGGTREAFPHLWGDIPAREFAGFSDADRANIVDIVGTYIVGA, encoded by the coding sequence ATGATCGAGTCGTCGGTCAACGCGCAGGGCGTGCTCTCGATCCTGGGCGGCGTGATGCAGCGCATGGACAACATGCAGCCCGCGCTCGCCGAGATCGGCGAGGACATGACCGAGAGCATGAAGCAGCACTTCGCCGATGCGAAGTCGCCGGACGGCACGCCCTGGGCGCGCAACTCCGACGTCACCGTGGCGATGTACCTCGGACTGTTCAAGAACAGCCACAAGAAGGACGGCACGTTGAGCAAGCGCGGCGCAGCGCGTGCCGCATCGAAGAAGCCCGGCACGGGCGAGACGAAGGCGTTGCAGACGACGATCAACTACCAGCTCGAAGGACAGGACACGGTCTCGATCGGCAGCCCCATGATCTACGGCGCGATGTTCAACTACGGCGGCACGCGTGAAGCCTTCCCGCACCTGTGGGGCGACATCCCCGCGCGCGAGTTCGCTGGCTTCTCGGATGCCGATCGCGCGAACATCGTGGACATCGTCGGGACCTACATCGTTGGGGCGTAA
- a CDS encoding phage minor head protein — translation MADSLSVALKAARQRFQEQIDFFRAKLALPTERWDDIWQRAHDRAFIVAGAQKADLLSDLFQAVDKAVGGDSIGQFRRDFAQAVARSGWTGWTGEGTKAGEAWRTRTIYSANVSTSYSAGRRAQLLQPGLLAVRRFWCYLHADGVLHPRPMHLAWNGLTLPYDHPFWLTHFGPNGWGCQCRIVAKRAPADGDPTEPPDGWDEIDPKTGAPVGIDRGWAYAPGADSDTSLQQMVQDKLITYPPAIARALSQDLAAPRTQP, via the coding sequence ATGGCGGACTCTCTCTCGGTCGCGCTCAAGGCGGCGCGCCAGCGCTTCCAGGAGCAGATCGACTTCTTCCGCGCAAAGTTGGCACTGCCCACCGAACGCTGGGACGACATCTGGCAGCGGGCGCACGATCGCGCATTCATCGTGGCCGGCGCACAGAAGGCCGATCTGCTCTCCGATCTCTTCCAGGCCGTAGACAAGGCGGTGGGCGGCGACAGCATCGGGCAGTTCCGGCGCGACTTCGCCCAGGCCGTGGCGCGCTCGGGCTGGACTGGATGGACCGGCGAAGGCACGAAGGCCGGCGAAGCCTGGCGCACCCGCACGATCTACAGCGCCAACGTCAGCACGAGCTACTCGGCCGGACGACGCGCCCAGCTCCTGCAGCCAGGCCTGCTCGCGGTGCGCCGGTTCTGGTGCTACCTGCATGCCGATGGCGTCCTGCACCCACGGCCGATGCACCTGGCCTGGAACGGGTTGACGTTGCCCTACGACCATCCGTTCTGGCTGACCCACTTTGGCCCCAACGGCTGGGGTTGCCAGTGCCGCATCGTGGCCAAGCGTGCGCCTGCAGACGGCGACCCGACAGAGCCGCCGGACGGCTGGGACGAGATCGACCCCAAGACCGGCGCGCCGGTAGGCATCGACCGCGGCTGGGCGTATGCACCTGGTGCGGACTCCGACACGTCGCTGCAGCAGATGGTGCAGGACAAGCTCATCACCTATCCGCCCGCGATCGCACGCGCGCTGTCGCAGGATCTCGCCGCACCGAGGACACAGCCATGA
- a CDS encoding DUF935 domain-containing protein: MAKRTRPTRNTMTAPALAAPEFDTEFANRLQDPFEIAYMGVLRTNDPLLLERGQGNVQLYRELKRDGKVFDGLQKRQLALVGKPWQVEPVDATAPNATKDAETLTSILKESAFDRVCSELLEALLAGYAVAEIVWTIRNGMVVPKRIVKRAQRRFVYVQEDENEPPRLRMLKRDNMLTGVPVPDRKFIVHRVNPEDDNPYGTGLGLQLYWPVFFKRKGIVAWNKLCDRFGSPTLHGKYPRTAGPKEKGTLADALRAFNSDGFVMTPEGMEIALLESKLNGNVTTQQALCEYMDDWIGAVLTGQESRSKGGGAVAAASKEREDVREDLTQADSDLLSETVNETLLAWICDYNGLQRCQVYRKVKDDDDRKAESEVDKNVTEMGFELSVDAVRAKYGEGWEKKAAAPVPPPQGLPRLAGSGTPAAAANDEGQATSAANFAEPSGWADRIARILGDGGDLVLRDWMERIRAMVDGVDGPDQLRDRLLAAYGDLPGAELVELMALAFAAAELAGMDAVATETTLQPEGAT; the protein is encoded by the coding sequence ATGGCTAAACGCACCCGTCCCACCCGCAACACCATGACGGCGCCAGCGCTTGCTGCGCCCGAGTTCGATACCGAGTTCGCCAACAGGCTGCAGGATCCCTTCGAGATCGCCTACATGGGCGTGCTGCGGACCAACGACCCGCTGCTGCTCGAACGCGGACAGGGCAACGTCCAGCTCTACCGCGAGCTGAAGCGAGACGGCAAGGTCTTCGACGGTCTGCAAAAGCGCCAGCTCGCGCTCGTCGGCAAACCTTGGCAGGTCGAGCCTGTCGACGCCACCGCCCCCAATGCCACCAAGGACGCCGAGACGCTGACCTCGATCCTGAAGGAATCGGCCTTCGACCGCGTGTGTTCCGAGCTGCTCGAAGCGCTACTGGCCGGCTATGCCGTGGCCGAGATCGTCTGGACGATTCGCAACGGCATGGTGGTGCCGAAGCGGATCGTCAAGCGTGCGCAGCGCCGCTTCGTTTACGTCCAGGAAGACGAGAACGAGCCGCCGCGGCTGCGCATGCTCAAGCGCGACAACATGCTCACCGGCGTCCCGGTGCCTGACCGCAAGTTCATCGTCCACCGCGTGAACCCCGAGGACGACAACCCCTATGGCACCGGTCTGGGTCTGCAGCTCTACTGGCCGGTGTTCTTCAAGCGCAAGGGCATCGTGGCCTGGAACAAGCTGTGCGACCGCTTCGGCTCGCCCACGCTGCACGGCAAATACCCGCGCACCGCTGGCCCGAAAGAGAAAGGCACGCTCGCCGATGCTTTGCGCGCCTTCAACAGCGACGGCTTCGTGATGACGCCCGAGGGTATGGAGATCGCCCTGCTGGAATCCAAACTCAACGGCAACGTCACCACGCAGCAGGCACTGTGCGAATACATGGACGACTGGATCGGTGCCGTGCTCACCGGCCAAGAATCGCGCTCGAAGGGCGGCGGCGCGGTGGCTGCGGCCAGCAAGGAACGCGAGGACGTGCGCGAAGACCTCACACAGGCCGACAGCGACCTCCTGAGCGAGACGGTCAACGAAACGCTGCTCGCCTGGATCTGCGACTACAACGGCTTGCAGCGCTGCCAGGTCTATCGCAAGGTCAAGGACGACGATGACCGCAAGGCCGAGAGCGAAGTAGACAAGAACGTGACGGAGATGGGCTTCGAGCTGTCCGTCGACGCCGTGCGCGCGAAGTACGGCGAGGGCTGGGAGAAGAAGGCAGCTGCACCGGTGCCGCCGCCGCAAGGTCTGCCGCGGCTCGCTGGCAGCGGCACGCCTGCAGCTGCTGCGAACGACGAGGGCCAAGCCACGTCGGCCGCCAACTTCGCCGAGCCCAGCGGCTGGGCCGATCGCATTGCGCGCATCCTCGGCGATGGCGGCGACCTGGTGCTGCGCGACTGGATGGAACGCATACGCGCCATGGTCGATGGCGTCGACGGGCCGGACCAACTGCGCGATCGACTGCTCGCCGCCTACGGTGATCTGCCTGGCGCCGAGCTGGTGGAGCTGATGGCCCTGGCATTCGCCGCGGCCGAGCTGGCCGGCATGGATGCTGTCGCCACTGAAACTACGTTGCAGCCCGAGGGAGCCACCTGA
- a CDS encoding terminase large subunit domain-containing protein, with protein sequence MTQLDVQRTQTAQAAAILMAYQVKWISDTSPVKIIEKSRRIGLSYAEAADNVLYAASTEGANVYYISYNKEMTQGFIQDCATWARAFNAAASQIEESVLEVEDKQILTYTIKFDSGHQIQAFTSNPRNLRSKGRPGERLVIDEAGFVDDIQGLLKAAMAMTMWGGQIRIISTHNGDDNPFNELVNDVRAGKFDYSLHRVTLDDALHDGLYRKICAVTGQEWSPEREAEWRRAMIKRYKPNEDEELFCIPAQGGGAWLTRTQIEACMRPAPVLRFNGTREFNNSSPELRARLMADWIKDELLPLLKFNPELRHALGMDFARTGDLSVIAPAEIASNLHVRIPFLVELKNVPYNQQLQVLYAIADVLPRLSGMVIDSRGNGSYIGEAAFDKYGSVVERLMATEAWYRDHMPPYKAAFEDGTITIPEHDDLLQDHRAIKLVRGVARLPEGKTSGDRHGDGAMACVYAHAATQLDITPIEFTSSGPRESVSDAQDFLYG encoded by the coding sequence GTGACCCAGCTCGACGTGCAGCGCACCCAGACTGCGCAGGCCGCGGCGATCCTGATGGCCTATCAGGTCAAGTGGATCTCCGACACCTCGCCCGTCAAGATCATCGAGAAGTCGCGCCGCATCGGATTGAGCTACGCAGAGGCGGCCGACAACGTGCTCTATGCCGCCAGCACGGAGGGCGCGAACGTCTACTACATCTCCTACAACAAGGAGATGACCCAGGGGTTCATCCAGGACTGCGCCACCTGGGCGCGTGCTTTCAATGCCGCGGCAAGCCAGATCGAGGAGTCGGTGCTGGAGGTCGAGGACAAGCAGATCCTGACCTACACGATCAAGTTCGACAGCGGTCACCAGATCCAGGCCTTCACCAGCAACCCGCGGAACCTTCGCTCAAAGGGGCGACCTGGCGAGCGGCTGGTGATCGATGAAGCGGGCTTCGTGGACGACATCCAGGGGCTGCTCAAGGCCGCCATGGCCATGACGATGTGGGGCGGGCAGATCCGCATCATCAGCACGCACAACGGCGACGACAACCCGTTCAACGAGCTGGTGAACGACGTGCGCGCCGGGAAGTTCGACTACAGCCTGCACCGCGTCACATTGGACGATGCGCTGCACGACGGTCTCTACCGGAAGATCTGCGCGGTCACCGGCCAAGAGTGGTCGCCCGAGCGGGAGGCCGAGTGGCGCCGCGCCATGATCAAGCGCTACAAGCCGAACGAGGATGAGGAACTGTTCTGCATCCCCGCACAGGGCGGTGGTGCCTGGCTCACGCGCACCCAGATCGAGGCGTGCATGCGTCCTGCGCCGGTGCTGCGCTTCAACGGCACACGTGAGTTCAACAACTCCAGTCCGGAGCTGCGCGCGCGGCTCATGGCCGACTGGATCAAGGACGAATTGCTGCCGCTGCTCAAGTTCAATCCCGAGCTGCGGCATGCGCTCGGCATGGACTTCGCGCGCACCGGTGACCTCTCGGTCATCGCACCCGCCGAGATCGCGAGCAACCTGCATGTCCGCATTCCGTTCCTGGTCGAACTGAAGAACGTCCCCTACAACCAGCAGCTGCAGGTGCTGTACGCGATCGCCGATGTGTTGCCCCGCCTGTCCGGCATGGTGATCGACAGCCGCGGCAACGGCAGCTACATCGGCGAGGCCGCATTCGACAAATACGGCTCGGTGGTCGAGCGTCTGATGGCGACCGAGGCCTGGTACCGCGATCACATGCCGCCGTACAAAGCCGCCTTCGAGGACGGGACCATCACCATTCCCGAGCACGACGACCTGCTACAGGACCATCGCGCCATCAAGTTGGTGCGCGGTGTTGCCCGCCTGCCGGAAGGCAAGACATCCGGCGATCGCCACGGCGACGGCGCGATGGCCTGCGTCTACGCCCACGCGGCAACGCAGCTCGACATCACCCCGATCGAATTCACCAGCAGCGGCCCGCGCGAGAGCGTCAGCGACGCACAGGACTTCCTCTATGGCTAA
- a CDS encoding phage protein Gp27 family protein produces the protein MGRKSTIHRLAPETKSYIEAMLATGAQTLDELIADLQERFPAEARAGGLPSRSALHRYGSKLDRRLAAIKASTEAARMISEHAGDSQDARSEALTALVQTELFEAILNLQEADDPDHDAGERVGMLSAAAKNIATLTRSSVNLKKFQAEVAEAARKKAFAEAAQQAAETAKQQGLSKTGVEALRAAILGAL, from the coding sequence ATGGGCCGCAAGAGCACCATCCACCGCCTGGCGCCGGAGACCAAGTCATACATTGAGGCCATGCTCGCCACCGGCGCGCAGACCCTGGATGAACTGATCGCCGATCTGCAGGAGCGCTTCCCGGCCGAGGCCAGGGCAGGCGGCTTGCCGAGCCGCTCGGCGCTGCATCGCTACGGCTCGAAGCTGGACCGGCGGCTGGCCGCCATCAAGGCGAGCACGGAAGCCGCGCGCATGATCAGCGAACATGCCGGCGACAGCCAGGACGCGCGCAGCGAGGCGCTAACGGCCTTGGTGCAGACCGAACTGTTCGAGGCGATCCTCAACCTGCAGGAGGCTGATGATCCCGACCATGACGCTGGCGAGCGTGTCGGCATGCTCAGCGCCGCAGCGAAGAACATCGCCACGCTGACTCGCAGCAGCGTGAACCTCAAGAAGTTCCAGGCCGAGGTCGCCGAGGCCGCTCGAAAGAAGGCGTTCGCGGAGGCCGCCCAGCAGGCCGCCGAGACCGCCAAGCAGCAGGGGCTGTCCAAGACCGGCGTAGAAGCGCTGCGGGCCGCCATCCTGGGGGCGCTGTGA
- a CDS encoding transglycosylase SLT domain-containing protein, translated as MLALFVTWLVWPSSARAQVPQAANGYRAELTRTARAVWGLEAPVATFAAQIHQESGWRPGAVSQVGAAGLAQFMPGTSQWIAGVDPALKANQPFNPSWAMRALVTYDLYLFERTPKTYGQRDRMWVALRGYNGGLGHWQAEARNAAGPDRAAVDAACGSAKRHRSHCAENLGYPRRILVDLQPRYASWGGAL; from the coding sequence ATGCTGGCGTTGTTCGTCACCTGGTTGGTCTGGCCCAGTTCGGCCCGCGCTCAGGTGCCGCAGGCGGCCAACGGCTACCGCGCCGAGCTGACGCGCACTGCGCGGGCGGTGTGGGGCCTGGAGGCGCCCGTGGCCACCTTCGCCGCGCAGATCCACCAGGAGTCCGGCTGGCGACCTGGCGCCGTGTCGCAGGTCGGTGCGGCCGGGCTCGCGCAGTTCATGCCCGGGACCTCACAGTGGATCGCAGGCGTGGACCCGGCGCTGAAGGCCAACCAGCCTTTCAATCCGTCGTGGGCGATGCGTGCGCTGGTCACCTACGACCTCTACCTTTTCGAGCGAACGCCGAAGACCTACGGCCAGCGCGATCGCATGTGGGTGGCGCTGCGTGGGTACAACGGCGGTCTGGGCCATTGGCAGGCCGAGGCGCGCAACGCTGCAGGCCCGGATCGGGCGGCGGTCGATGCTGCCTGCGGCAGTGCAAAGCGTCATCGCAGCCACTGCGCCGAGAACCTCGGCTACCCCCGACGCATCCTGGTCGACCTGCAGCCGCGCTATGCCTCCTGGGGAGGTGCCCTTTGA
- a CDS encoding putative holin produces MPVWLRAPRNSLWLAAAVVLLAIIAIISPVQLPVVLYKAALVVLAGVMGYWLDRALFPYARPDGFLERDWRLGTDEPEFGADYRVVKGYEMVYALAMLRRALVVGVAIVGIALGL; encoded by the coding sequence ATCCCTGTCTGGTTGCGCGCGCCGCGCAACTCCCTTTGGCTCGCCGCGGCGGTGGTGCTGCTGGCCATCATCGCCATCATCTCGCCCGTCCAACTGCCGGTTGTGCTCTACAAAGCCGCGCTCGTCGTACTGGCCGGCGTCATGGGCTACTGGCTGGACCGTGCGCTATTTCCCTACGCGCGCCCTGACGGCTTCCTGGAGCGTGACTGGCGGCTCGGCACGGACGAGCCCGAGTTCGGCGCCGACTACCGGGTGGTGAAGGGATACGAGATGGTCTATGCGCTTGCCATGCTGCGGCGTGCGCTCGTGGTCGGAGTGGCGATCGTCGGCATCGCCCTGGGCCTGTGA